A stretch of DNA from Deltaproteobacteria bacterium:
CCTCCGAGCAGCTGACCCTTACGATTCCGCCCAAATAGCGAGGAGGTGCAGTGTGAAGCGTTCTTCAGCACGTACGCGAGGGCGGCCTTCACCTCGCTCGGGGTCTTCAGGATGTGCTGATGGTAGCGGTCCCGAAAGACCCGTCCCTTGCGGCCCACGGTGCGGTTCAGCGCGTGCGCGAGGCGAATCGCCAGCGCCCGCAGCCCCTTCATGAGCACGCCCCGGTCCTTGGCCTCCGTCACCAGGTGCAGATGGTTCTTCTGGATCGAGTAGTGGGCGAGGTTCAGGCCGAACCGCCCCGCCGACTTCACGAAGGCCTTCTCGATCGCGCGTAGCTGCTTCTTGCTCCGCAGGTTCGGTAGCCCGTCCACGACCTTCATCGTGACGTGCACCGGGAATCGGCTCGCCAGGAGCGGTCGCTCCCGATGCGGCAGCCCGCTCCCCGGCTGCTTCTTCCTCCCCGCGCCCTCTCGCTTCCCGCCCCACCCGGTCGCCTCCCGCATAGGCAACGGAAGCTGTTTCGCAAAACCCGCCGGAAGCCGACTGCCCGAGGGCCGGTCATCTCCCGAGGAGGATTTACGTTTGCGTGCCAGCATGAATAAGGCTAATATTAGCAAAACGCCGGCCTGACGTCAAGTCCGTGTCCTTGCATGAACAAGAAAAGAGACCAAGAACAAGAATGCGCTCCCCGCCGCACCGATCCGTCCCGTCGCCCGCGTGCGCCCACGACCGCCCGCGCTCTCGCCCGCCTCCCGTCGCCAGCCATCCTCCCCGTGCCACCGATCCGCCCCGTCCGCCCGCGTGCGCCCACGACCGCCGTCTCTCGGTGTCCCCCGCTGCAATCAGCTGTCCCGCGTCCGAGCTGCGGCGCGATACCTCACTCCGCTCGCGGCGGCACGAGCAGGACGCCTTGGGTCGCTCCCTGGAGCACCTGGCGGGGAAGGTCGGTCAGGCCGAAGAGGGATCGCCGCTCGGGACCTGCGAGGCCGAGGATGATGAGATCGTGTTGGCCCTGACGGGCCTCGGTGAGGATCCCCTCGGTGGGAGTGGCAGCGCGGCCTACGAGCACGTCGCAGCTCACGTCGAGGGCGCGCAGCGTGGCGGCGGCGCGTTCGAGGTGCGACTGGACGATCGGGCCGGGTTCGTCGGGGGCGCGCGCGACGTAGAAGAGCGTGGCATGGGCGCGGAGGCGTCGCGCGAGCCAGCCGCCGAACTGCACGTCCAGCTTCCCCGGCTCGCCGGCGGCGGTGCAGATGAGGAGGCGCTCCACGGAGGTGCGTTCCCCCTTGGCCACGAGGAGCGGCACGCCCGCCCGCTCGGCCACCGCCGTCACGGTGGCGCCCCAGCGCGCGGGGCGACGGACGCGCCGCCCGGGCTCGCCGAAGATGAGCAGGTCGAACTGGCCACGCGCCTGCAGGTCAAGGATGCGCTCCGGGACGTCGCCTTCGGCCAGCTCCAAGGCCACCTTGAGCAGCCCGGAGGCGCGCTGGCGCTCCTGCAGCCGGGTCCGTAGAGCGTCCTGGCGCGACCCGCTCCCCACGGCGAGGAGCACTCCCTCGGCGTCGAGGGCGGCCACGAGGCGCGCTCCGAGGGAAAGGTGCGCGACCGGTCCCTCTCCGGGGTCGCAGATGAGGACGCGCGGCTGGGGGCGGCGGAGCATCACGTGCCATCCGCGCAGGTAGACCCACCAGTCCTCCGCGGCGAGGGGATCGTCTCCGCGAACGAGCGCGTCCACGAGCAAGCCCTCCTCGCCGAAGGGGAGGGCCGGGGCGATCTGGCGCGTCTCGGCCAGGTGCGGCAGGCGCAGGCGGACGCGCTGGTGCGCCCCGACGAAGGTCCGCTCGACCACGACCCCCTTGCCGAGGACCGGCCGGTCGTCGGGGGGCGATTCCATCGCCAGGCCGACCTGCTCCGGCCGGAAGAGGAGCTGTACCGTGGTCCCCTTGTCCCGCGGGACCTCGGCCGGGAAGGGAATGCGGACGGAGCCGAAGTGGGCCTCTCCGTCGCGGATCGCCCCGACCAGCACCGTTCCCTCGCCGAGAAAGGTGGCCACCGCGTGGGTGCGCGGTCGGCTGTAGAGCTTCTCGCAGGGGCCGACCTCGAGCAGGCGGCCACGCTCCACGATGCCGATCTGGTCGGCGAGCTCGAAGGCCTCCTCCTGATCGTGTGTGACGAGGACGGTGGTCACGCCGAGGCGATTCTGCACCTCGCGCAGGCTCTGACGGAGCTGCCGCCGGATCTTCACGTCGAGCGCGCCGAAGGGTTCGTCGAGCAGGAGGACGCTGGGCTCGTAGGCCAGCGCCCGGGCGAGCGCCACACGCTGCTGCTGTCCGCCCGAGAGCTGGTGGGCGAAGCGGCCGCCGAGGCCCGAGAGGTCGACGAGGTCGAGGAGCTCCTCGGACCGCCGGGCGCGCGCCGCCGCGGGTGTCTTGTGGATGCGCATGCCGAACTCGATGTTCTCGGCCACGCTCATGTGACGAAAGATGGAGTAGTTCTGGAAGACGAACCCCACCCCGCGCTCCTGGGGGGGCAGCGCCGTGACGTCCCGGCCGTGGAGCACGATGCGGCCGCTGTCGGCGGCGGTCAGGCCGGCGATGATGCGCAGGAGCGTGCTCTTGCCGCTGCCGCTGGCGCCGAGGAGCACGAAGAGCTGACCGTCGGGGATCTCGACCGAGACGTGGTCGAGGACCAGCAGGGCTCCCTGGCGCTTGGTGATCTGTTCGACGACGATGGACATGGCTTGTCGCTAGTGCCCCGCCTTGTCCCGCCGGCCGGTGAAGCGCAGGAGCACGAGGAAGATCAGGAAGGAGAGGACCGCCAGCACGGCGGCCACGGCGTTCGCGCCGGCCACGTTGCCCGCCTCGAACTGCGCGAAGATGTAGAGGGGGGCGGTCTGCGTGCGCAGGCGGAGGTTGCCGGAGACCATCACGGTCGCGCCGAACTCGCCGAGCGAGTGGGCGAAGGTGAGGAGAGAGCCGGTAAAGATGCCTCCGCGCAGCGCCGGCAGCACCACGTGGCGGAAGGTCTGCCAGCGGCTCGCCCCCATCGTGTAGGCCGCCTCTTCGTAGGTGGTCTCGAACTCGTCGAGCAGCGGCTTCACCGCCCCGAGCATGTACGGGAAGGTGACGAAGATGTGCGCGAGCAGGACGCCGACGGGGGTGAACATGGGCTGCAGGCCGAGGGGCTCGAGCGCCAGACCGAGGAGGCCGATGGGGCCCCAGAGGAGCAGGAGCGAGGTGCCGACCACCACCGTCGGAATGGCCACCGGCAGGTTGACGATGATGCCGAGCGACCGTTCCCCGGGGAAGCGGTACTTGGCCAGCACGTAGGCCGCGTAGGTGCCGAGCACCGCGTTGACCGCGGAGGTGACGATGGCGATGAGGATGCTGAAGCGGAGCGCGTACTGCGCGTCGGGGCTCCGCAGTGCGTCGAGAAACGCCCCGAGGCCGCCGCGGAAGGCGAAGATGAAGACCGACGCGAGCGGCATGAGCAGGATCGGGAGCAGCACCAGCACGAGGAGCCCGACGGGGACGAGGGCGCGACCCGGCCGAGCGGGGCTGCTCGGGACTCCGCTCATCGGCCGAGCTCCTTGAGCACCTGCTGCCGCCAGAGGGTGTCCACGATCTCGCGTTTGATGTGCGGCCAGCCCCCGTAGTCGCGTGCCCCGAAGGGGTCCGCGATGGCC
This window harbors:
- a CDS encoding ATP-binding cassette domain-containing protein — its product is MSIVVEQITKRQGALLVLDHVSVEIPDGQLFVLLGASGSGKSTLLRIIAGLTAADSGRIVLHGRDVTALPPQERGVGFVFQNYSIFRHMSVAENIEFGMRIHKTPAAARARRSEELLDLVDLSGLGGRFAHQLSGGQQQRVALARALAYEPSVLLLDEPFGALDVKIRRQLRQSLREVQNRLGVTTVLVTHDQEEAFELADQIGIVERGRLLEVGPCEKLYSRPRTHAVATFLGEGTVLVGAIRDGEAHFGSVRIPFPAEVPRDKGTTVQLLFRPEQVGLAMESPPDDRPVLGKGVVVERTFVGAHQRVRLRLPHLAETRQIAPALPFGEEGLLVDALVRGDDPLAAEDWWVYLRGWHVMLRRPQPRVLICDPGEGPVAHLSLGARLVAALDAEGVLLAVGSGSRQDALRTRLQERQRASGLLKVALELAEGDVPERILDLQARGQFDLLIFGEPGRRVRRPARWGATVTAVAERAGVPLLVAKGERTSVERLLICTAAGEPGKLDVQFGGWLARRLRAHATLFYVARAPDEPGPIVQSHLERAAATLRALDVSCDVLVGRAATPTEGILTEARQGQHDLIILGLAGPERRSLFGLTDLPRQVLQGATQGVLLVPPRAE
- a CDS encoding ABC transporter permease subunit, giving the protein MSGVPSSPARPGRALVPVGLLVLVLLPILLMPLASVFIFAFRGGLGAFLDALRSPDAQYALRFSILIAIVTSAVNAVLGTYAAYVLAKYRFPGERSLGIIVNLPVAIPTVVVGTSLLLLWGPIGLLGLALEPLGLQPMFTPVGVLLAHIFVTFPYMLGAVKPLLDEFETTYEEAAYTMGASRWQTFRHVVLPALRGGIFTGSLLTFAHSLGEFGATVMVSGNLRLRTQTAPLYIFAQFEAGNVAGANAVAAVLAVLSFLIFLVLLRFTGRRDKAGH